In Acidiphilium acidophilum, one genomic interval encodes:
- the rpiB gene encoding ribose 5-phosphate isomerase B, with translation MSTKTLVVGADHAGFALKDTLAQAARDAGWSVIDCGTNSAASVDYPDIAHAVSARIEGGEAQLGLLVCGSGIGMAIAANRHAGVRCAQAHDATEARLSRSHNNANMLALGARITGETLALDALRAFLTTDYEGGRHDLRVAKLTPAPKA, from the coding sequence ATGAGCACGAAAACACTGGTCGTCGGCGCTGATCATGCCGGCTTTGCCCTGAAGGACACTCTGGCCCAGGCCGCGCGCGATGCCGGCTGGTCGGTGATCGATTGTGGAACCAATTCGGCGGCGAGCGTCGATTATCCCGATATTGCGCATGCGGTGAGCGCGCGGATCGAGGGGGGCGAGGCCCAGCTTGGTTTGCTGGTGTGCGGTTCGGGTATCGGCATGGCGATTGCGGCGAACCGGCATGCCGGGGTGCGGTGTGCGCAGGCGCATGATGCGACCGAGGCGCGGCTGTCGCGTTCGCACAACAATGCCAACATGCTGGCCCTCGGGGCGCGGATTACCGGCGAGACCCTGGCGCTCGATGCATTGCGGGCGTTTCTGACCACGGATTACGAAGGCGGCCGCCATGATCTGCGCGTCGCGAAACTGACTCCTGCACCCAAGGCATAG
- a CDS encoding VWA domain-containing protein yields MTSLHWAHPWAFLFGAGCLLVPAWRMVRARRLIAGADDYADKALRPWAVIARPLRQRWPRSIAEVLVWLLLATAMAGPRERLVQSLHGVMQSVHAVNIMVVLDTSAGMYLRRSPAPLAVEARSDLLTLQQLLRGERLGLVVYGRASGEIVPPTDDPALFDYYLDHVGPDLALTTWRPDVAAAIPRDSGLAGALYLARHALRRMPGRSDAILLIAGTAPCAFWRGRPAAGWSRGRTAGRRSIETASPASNPTGHRSMRNRPGTICSPGR; encoded by the coding sequence ATGACCTCGCTGCACTGGGCGCATCCTTGGGCCTTTCTGTTCGGCGCTGGATGTCTGCTGGTTCCAGCCTGGCGAATGGTCCGCGCGCGGCGGCTGATCGCAGGAGCGGATGACTATGCAGATAAGGCGCTGCGGCCCTGGGCGGTCATTGCCCGGCCACTGCGGCAAAGATGGCCACGCTCGATCGCGGAAGTGCTGGTCTGGCTTCTGCTCGCCACAGCTATGGCGGGTCCGCGCGAGCGGCTGGTGCAATCGCTGCACGGCGTGATGCAGAGCGTGCACGCGGTGAACATCATGGTGGTGCTCGATACGTCCGCCGGCATGTATCTCAGGCGGAGCCCGGCACCGTTGGCCGTCGAGGCGCGCAGTGACCTGCTGACCTTGCAGCAACTCCTGCGAGGCGAGCGGCTCGGCCTTGTGGTCTATGGCCGGGCCAGCGGAGAAATAGTGCCACCGACTGATGATCCGGCCCTGTTTGATTATTATCTCGATCACGTCGGACCCGACCTCGCGCTGACGACGTGGCGGCCAGATGTCGCCGCCGCCATCCCCCGGGATTCCGGTTTGGCCGGGGCGCTCTATCTGGCGCGCCACGCGCTTCGGCGCATGCCGGGCCGATCCGATGCGATCCTGCTGATCGCCGGCACAGCCCCCTGCGCCTTCTGGCGCGGCAGACCGGCGGCAGGCTGGTCACGGGGCAGGACGGCTGGACGGCGCTCTATCGAAACGGCATCGCCCGCCTCAAATCCAACAGGCCACCGGTCGATGCGCAATCGTCCTGGTACGATCTGTTCACCTGGCCGCTGA
- a CDS encoding VWA domain-containing protein codes for MVERARIGVLGDNTALGDAIGLALRQITPRSGLKPVLILYSDNGTSNAGQVSPAQAVAIARHLGVKIFSVQVGGDPAKGRPYKVSSYEGEQPDMRLIASDTGGRFFYAASTGAERAAIRTIGTIVPRLRPPGGRHRLATALYSGPLVVAALLWLLGGIWQADRSR; via the coding sequence ATGGTCGAGCGTGCCCGGATCGGCGTGCTCGGGGACAATACCGCGCTCGGCGATGCGATCGGGCTGGCATTGCGGCAGATTACTCCGAGATCCGGGCTGAAGCCGGTGCTGATCCTGTATTCCGATAACGGCACCAGCAATGCCGGGCAGGTCAGTCCGGCACAGGCGGTCGCGATCGCGCGGCATCTGGGGGTAAAAATCTTCAGCGTGCAGGTCGGCGGCGATCCTGCCAAAGGCCGGCCGTATAAAGTTTCATCCTATGAGGGGGAGCAACCGGACATGCGGTTGATCGCCAGCGATACCGGGGGCCGGTTCTTCTACGCCGCCAGCACGGGCGCCGAACGGGCGGCGATCCGCACCATCGGCACCATCGTTCCACGTCTGCGTCCACCCGGCGGGCGACATCGGCTGGCCACCGCACTCTACTCAGGGCCCCTTGTGGTTGCTGCGCTGCTATGGCTGCTCGGCGGCATCTGGCAGGCGGATCGAAGCCGATGA
- a CDS encoding AAA family ATPase: protein MTATAFVHQPAIAILRAQLGQTIVGQHALLDRLTLALLTGGHLLVEGLPGLAKTTAVKTLAAAVHASFQRIQFTPDLLPGDLTGTDIR from the coding sequence ATGACCGCCACAGCTTTCGTCCATCAGCCCGCTATCGCGATTTTGCGTGCCCAGCTTGGCCAAACCATCGTCGGGCAGCACGCCCTGCTCGACCGGCTGACGCTCGCGTTATTGACAGGCGGACATCTGCTCGTTGAGGGCTTACCGGGTCTGGCGAAGACCACGGCGGTGAAAACGCTTGCCGCCGCGGTGCACGCGAGTTTCCAGCGCATCCAGTTCACGCCTGACCTATTGCCGGGTGACTTGACCGGAACCGACATTCGATAA
- the pqqE gene encoding pyrroloquinoline quinone biosynthesis protein PqqE, protein MTMLPPPLAMLMELTHRCPLKCPYCSNPLGLDRARDELDTATWQRVISEAAGIGILQAHFSGGEPMVRQDLPDLIRHARTEGLYTNLITSAVLLDQRRMTALAEAGLDHVQISFQGAEPDMADRIAGLDRAHEKKLAAARLVREAGLALTINAVVHRQNLDQLPAMLDLAIASGAQRIEVAHVQYYGWALKNRAALIPTRTQLDEATRIVEDARRRLAGQLVIDYVVPDYYASRPKACMGGWARQFFNITPSGKMLPCHAAETLDLPFERVTERSVGAIWADSPGFRAYRGTDWMAPPCRGCARAEIDWGGCRCQALALTGNAAATDPACGLSPDHAMMADLAVAESAAASDNFAYRMIS, encoded by the coding sequence ATGACAATGTTGCCCCCGCCGCTGGCGATGCTGATGGAACTCACCCATCGCTGCCCGCTGAAATGCCCCTACTGCTCCAACCCGCTCGGGCTCGACCGCGCCCGCGACGAACTCGACACCGCAACCTGGCAGCGCGTGATCTCCGAGGCCGCCGGCATCGGCATCCTGCAGGCCCATTTCTCGGGCGGCGAACCGATGGTGCGCCAGGACCTCCCCGACCTGATTCGCCACGCCCGTACCGAGGGCCTCTACACCAACCTGATCACCTCGGCGGTCCTGCTCGACCAACGGCGCATGACCGCCCTCGCCGAAGCCGGGCTCGATCATGTCCAGATCAGCTTCCAGGGCGCCGAGCCGGACATGGCCGATCGCATTGCCGGCCTCGATCGAGCCCACGAGAAAAAGCTGGCCGCGGCCCGCCTCGTGCGCGAGGCAGGCCTTGCCCTGACCATCAACGCCGTTGTGCACCGCCAGAACCTCGATCAGCTCCCCGCCATGCTCGACCTCGCCATCGCAAGCGGTGCCCAGCGGATCGAGGTGGCGCACGTCCAGTATTACGGATGGGCCCTGAAAAACCGCGCCGCCCTGATCCCGACCCGCACCCAGCTCGACGAGGCAACCCGCATCGTCGAGGACGCGCGCCGCCGCCTCGCGGGCCAATTGGTGATCGATTATGTCGTTCCGGACTATTATGCCTCCCGCCCGAAGGCCTGCATGGGCGGGTGGGCACGGCAATTTTTCAACATCACACCCAGCGGCAAAATGCTGCCATGCCATGCCGCCGAAACACTCGATCTTCCGTTCGAACGGGTCACCGAGCGCAGCGTCGGCGCGATCTGGGCCGATTCGCCCGGCTTCAGGGCCTATCGCGGTACCGACTGGATGGCCCCGCCGTGCCGGGGCTGCGCCCGCGCCGAGATCGACTGGGGCGGCTGCCGCTGCCAGGCCCTCGCACTCACCGGCAACGCCGCGGCCACCGATCCCGCCTGCGGCCTGTCACCCGACCACGCGATGATGGCCGACCTCGCCGTTGCCGAAAGCGCGGCAGCCTCCGATAATTTCGCCTACCGGATGATCTCGTAA
- the pqqD gene encoding pyrroloquinoline quinone biosynthesis peptide chaperone PqqD → MNLTPASIPRLARHVRFRFDTARNCHVLLAPERVVMPDPIAVAILEACDGTTDITTIADRLAARYQAPIEAVLADCLEMLDDLATKGMIAS, encoded by the coding sequence ATGAACCTCACCCCAGCCAGCATCCCCCGCCTCGCCCGGCATGTCCGGTTCCGGTTCGATACGGCCCGGAACTGCCACGTCCTGCTCGCCCCCGAACGCGTCGTCATGCCGGACCCCATCGCCGTCGCCATTCTCGAAGCCTGCGACGGCACCACCGACATCACAACCATCGCGGACCGCCTCGCCGCCCGCTATCAGGCGCCGATCGAGGCCGTGCTGGCCGACTGCCTCGAAATGCTCGACGATCTGGCCACGAAAGGCATGATCGCCTCATGA
- the pqqC gene encoding pyrroloquinoline-quinone synthase PqqC, producing MTVLMSADELEAELRSVGAARYHNRHPFHQLLHGGALNRRQVQAWALNRYCYQAAIPIKDATLIARTDDPDLRRLWRQRLIDHDGTAPGEGGIVRWLALTEGLGLDRDMVTSRTRALPATRFAVQAYVDFVRDRPLLEAVASSLTEMFSPTIISERVAGMLANYNFITKETLSYFNARLDQAPRDADFALDYVKRHARTPDQQQAVIAALGFKCDVLWAQLDALHHAYVMPGMIPPGAFGYRDTWS from the coding sequence ATGACCGTTCTGATGAGCGCCGATGAATTGGAAGCCGAGCTTCGCAGCGTTGGTGCAGCGCGCTACCACAACCGCCATCCCTTCCATCAATTGCTCCACGGTGGCGCGCTGAACCGGCGTCAGGTTCAGGCCTGGGCGCTCAACCGCTATTGCTATCAGGCCGCCATCCCGATCAAGGACGCCACCCTGATCGCCCGCACCGACGACCCCGATCTTCGCCGCCTCTGGCGCCAGCGCCTCATCGACCACGACGGCACCGCCCCCGGCGAAGGTGGCATCGTCCGCTGGCTCGCCCTCACCGAAGGTCTCGGCCTTGACCGCGACATGGTCACCAGCCGCACCCGCGCCCTTCCCGCCACCCGTTTCGCGGTGCAGGCCTATGTCGATTTCGTGCGTGACCGCCCTTTGCTCGAAGCGGTCGCCTCATCCCTGACCGAGATGTTCTCTCCCACCATCATCTCCGAACGCGTCGCCGGCATGCTCGCCAACTACAACTTCATCACGAAGGAGACCCTGTCCTATTTCAACGCGAGGCTCGATCAGGCCCCGCGCGATGCCGATTTCGCGCTCGACTACGTCAAGCGTCACGCCCGGACCCCCGATCAGCAACAGGCCGTGATCGCCGCACTCGGCTTCAAATGCGATGTGCTCTGGGCCCAGCTCGACGCGCTGCATCATGCCTATGTCATGCCGGGCATGATCCCGCCCGGTGCCTTCGGCTATCGCGACACCTGGTCATGA
- the pqqB gene encoding pyrroloquinoline quinone biosynthesis protein PqqB — MKLIILGAAAGGGFPQWNCACANCTRARAGDPHAKPRTQAALAVTANGQDYVIFNASPDLRQQILGTPALHPRTGQRDSPIAAVVLTGADVDFTAGLLNLREGQPFALYAGQRTLDRLAESAIFRVLAPTTVPQRRIEIDTATRLLDAAGHDLALTVEPFAVPGKIALYAENTDRPDLGSTEGDTLGLKITGPDGAFFYYIPACAAVPPELAARLHGAPLLLFDGTLWHDNEMIDAGLLPKTGTRMGHISVGGAGGTLEAFANAAIGQKVFVHINNSNPMILDDSPERAAATHAGWIVAHDGLELTL; from the coding sequence ATGAAACTGATCATCCTGGGTGCTGCCGCCGGTGGCGGCTTTCCGCAATGGAACTGCGCCTGCGCCAATTGCACCCGTGCCCGGGCGGGCGACCCGCATGCCAAACCCCGCACCCAGGCGGCTCTCGCGGTGACCGCCAACGGGCAAGACTATGTCATCTTCAACGCTTCGCCGGACCTGCGCCAGCAGATCCTCGGAACCCCGGCACTCCACCCCCGCACCGGTCAGCGTGACAGTCCGATCGCCGCCGTGGTCCTGACCGGTGCCGACGTCGATTTCACCGCCGGTCTGCTCAATCTGCGCGAGGGCCAGCCCTTCGCCCTCTACGCCGGTCAGCGCACCCTCGACCGTCTGGCCGAAAGCGCGATCTTCCGCGTCCTCGCCCCCACCACCGTCCCGCAGCGCCGCATCGAGATCGACACGGCAACCCGCCTGCTCGATGCGGCGGGCCATGACCTCGCGCTCACGGTGGAACCCTTCGCGGTCCCCGGCAAAATCGCCCTCTACGCCGAAAATACGGACCGCCCCGATCTCGGTTCGACCGAAGGCGACACGCTGGGCCTGAAAATCACCGGTCCCGACGGCGCATTCTTTTACTACATCCCCGCCTGCGCCGCGGTCCCGCCCGAACTCGCCGCCCGGCTCCACGGGGCCCCGCTCCTGCTGTTCGACGGCACACTCTGGCATGATAACGAAATGATCGATGCCGGGCTCCTGCCCAAAACCGGCACCCGCATGGGTCACATCAGCGTCGGGGGGGCCGGCGGCACGCTCGAAGCCTTCGCCAATGCCGCGATCGGGCAGAAAGTTTTCGTCCACATCAACAACAGCAACCCGATGATCCTCGATGATTCGCCCGAACGCGCCGCAGCCACGCACGCCGGGTGGATCGTCGCCCATGACGGACTGGAACTGACCCTATGA
- the pqqA gene encoding pyrroloquinoline quinone precursor peptide PqqA, which yields MHSPGLALWLRIFAFAETKAGNTAIDEYRGETTMWTKPKLVEIAVGTEINCYACADID from the coding sequence TTGCATTCGCCGGGACTCGCTTTATGGTTGCGTATCTTCGCATTCGCGGAGACTAAGGCGGGCAACACCGCCATTGATGAATATCGAGGAGAAACAACCATGTGGACCAAACCGAAACTCGTCGAAATCGCCGTGGGAACCGAAATCAACTGCTACGCCTGCGCCGATATCGATTGA